GCCGAGGGATAATGGGGGCATGCGCGCCGCAAGCCTTGTGCCCTCGGGGACCCTTCTGCTCCGCGCCCTCGGTGTGGAGCCCGTGGGGGTGAGCCACAGCTGCCCCAACCCCACGGGGCTTCCCGTCCTCACGGAAAGCCTCATCCCCGAGGGCCTCTCCCAGGAGGAGACCGACCGGAGGGTGCGGGAGGCCTACGCCCGGGGGCTTTCCCTCTATCGGGTGCGCACGGAGCGCCTCCAGGCCCTCGCCCCCGACCTCCTCGTGATCCAGGAGGTGTGCGAGGTTTGCGCCCCCACGCCGGCGGAGGTGGGGCAGGCTCTGGCCTTCCTCCCAAAGCGGCCTCAGGTGGTGGCCCTTCAGGGGACGCGCCTTGCGGACCTGTTCCGTGACCTCGCCCGGCTGGGGGTAAGATCGTCTAGAGCTCACCCCTCAAGGATACCACCCTTTTACGACAGCCTCTGAGGCGCCCGGGCAGGCGGTAATGGACCACCAAGGGGGGTCCCGGGACTCCTCCATGCGGACCACGGGCTCCGAGGCGAGGCCAAGGCGGCCCTTCCTCCTACGAGATCTGCGTCCGGGACCCGGGCGTGATTGGTTCCTTCTCCCCCCCCGGACAACCTGGCGGTCGCCTAGGCGGGTGCGGGTGGAGCCCCTCGAGGCCCTTCCCGGCCACTTCCAAAACTGGCTCCAGGGACGGGTCTAGACCCTGGCCTGGTTCTAGGCGGAGGACGGGCCCTTTGTGGTAGCGTAGCCCGGGATGGGACCCTTGGAGGAGCTCCTCTTCCTCGGCACCCTCATGGCCCTTGGGGCCTTCAGCATAGACGTCATGCTCCCCGCCCTCGAGGCCACCGCCCACCGCTACGGCACGAGCCCCACGGCGGCCCAGCTCGTGGTGGGCCTCTACTTCCTGGGCTTTGCCCTGGGCCAGCTCCTCTGGGGCCCCCTCATGGACGCCCTGGGGCGGAGGAGGGTCCTTAGGGGGGCGCTCCTCGGCTTCAGCCTCGCGGCCCTGGCCACCGTGGCCGCCCCGGGCTTTTCCCTCCTCCTCGCGGCCCGGCTCGTCCAGGGTTTCTTCGCCGCGAGCTTCCGCATCGGTGTCACCGCCAGCGTCCGCGACCGCTACCGCGGGGAGGCCATGGCCCGGCGCCTCTCCTACGCCCTCCTCGTCCTCATGGTGGCCCCCGTCCTGGCCCCGGCCCTGGGGGTGGCCCTCCTCGCCCTGGGCCCCTGGGCGCCCTACGCCCTCCCCGCCCTCCTCGGCTTTCTCGCCCTCCTCTGGAGCGGGCGCTTCCCCGAGACCCTCCCCGAGGAGGCGCGCCGCCCCCTGCGCCTCGCCTCCTTGGGGGAAGGGGTCCTCCTCGTCCTCAGGGACCGGAGGGCGGGGTTTTACGCCCTGGCCCTGGGGGGCGTCTTCGGCATCCTCTACGCCTACCTGGCGGCCTCGGCGGAGCTCTACAAGGCCCACCTCGGCCTTTCCAACCCCGCCTTCGCCCTGGCCTTTGGGGCCACGGGGCTCGCCCTCGCCGGGGCGAACCTCTTGGGGCCCAGGGCTGTGGCCCGCCTCGGCCTCGGGAGGGCCCTCAGGCTGGCCGTGGGGGCTCTTTTGCTCCTCCTCCTCTTCCTCCCCCTCCACGCCCTGGCCCCAAGGCCTTTTCCCTTCTGGCTCCACCTCACCCTGGTCCTTCTCCTCGTGGCCTTCACCTTTCCCAACGCCCAGGCCCGGGCCCTGGAGGGGCTGGGGAGGGTGGCGGGCCTTGCGGCGAGCTTCACCGGCTTTCTCTCCACCCTCCTCGCCGCCCTCCTCGGCACCCTGGTGGGCCAGGCCTCGGGCGGGGCACCCTTCCCCTTCAGCCTCGGCCTCCTGGGCCTTGGGGCCCTGGCCTTCGCCGGGGTGTTCCTCGCGGAGGCTAGCCCTCTTTGTGGATCTCCTCCACCAGGCGGGCCAGGCGGTTCACCCCCAGGTTCAGCTCCTCCAGGAGGAGGAGGAGGTCCAGGTGGGTGAGGGTGGAGGCTCGGGTCTCCACCCGGTCGCGGAGCCTATGGAGGTGGGCCTCCCTCGAGGCCTCCACCTCGGCGAGGACCTCCGGGTACTCGGCGAGCACCCTCTCCGCCAGGGCCCGGTTCCCCGTGGCCAGGGCCGTGAGGGCCCGCTCCAGGCGAGCGAGGGTCCGCCCCACGATCCGGGCGAGCTCCGCCTTCCCCTCGGGGCTGAAGGTGACCCCCTGGGTCCAGAGCCTTTCCGCCTTGCGCAGGGCCCGTTTGGCCAGGTCCCCCAGGTGCTCCAGCTCGCTCGCCGCCTTGAGGAGGGGGAGGGCGGGGGTGTCCTGGGGGAGCTTGGCCACGTAGACCAGGACCTCCCGGCTCAGCCGGTCCACCTTTTCCTCCAGGGGCAAGAGTTCGGCCTCGCGCCCCGTTTCCTGGACCAGGGCCTTCAGAACCGCTTCCAGCATGTGCCGGGCGGCGTCCCCGATGCGGGCGAGCTCCCTCAGGGCGAGCCCCTGGGCGAGGAGGGGGTCGTTGAGGGCCTCGGGGCGGAGGTACTTGGGGGCGAGGGGCTTGGGGCTTGGGGCCAGGCGGTCGGCGAGCCTCACCCAGAGGGGGTAGGCGAGGGGGAAGGTGAGGAAGGCGAGGGCGTGGAAGCCCGCGTGGGCGGGGAAGACGCCCGGGTTCGGGGCGAGGAGCAGGGGGAGGGCGAGGGCGAGGCGGTGGGAAAGGAGGACGAGGCCGAGGCGGAGGCTTTCCGGGGTGGGGCGGAGGAGGACGGGCCCCGTGCACCCCACACCCCCGCCCAGGACCAAGGCGAGGGTCCCCTCGAGCCCCACCCCCTCCCCGGCGAGGCCCAGGGCGAGGAGGGCCACCAGGTTCGCCGAGCCCACGGCGAAGGCCAGGAGAAGCCCAGCGAGGAAGAGGGCCAGGGGGGGAAGGCTTCCCAGCCACGCCCCCGCCCCCAAGGCCTCCCCCCGGGCGAGGTCCAGGCCCAGGAAGAGGAGGCCGAGGCCGAAGAGGAGGCGGTTCGCCCCCTGGCCCCGCTTGAGGACCTCGAGGGCCAAGGCCAGGCTCAGGGCCGCGAAGGCCAGGGTGCGGTTTCCCAGGCCCGCCACGGCCACGAGGACCGTGGCCCCCAGGGTGCCCCCAAGGGCGAGGAGGGCGGCCTCGTATAGGGGCAGGACCCCCACCTGCAGGAGGCCCCTCCCCAGGAGGCTGAGCCCGGTGCCGCTCCCCGAGGCCGCCCCGAGGAGGAGGGCGGCCAGCCCCAGGGGAAAGCCCCTAAGGCGGGAGAGGAGCCGCCTCCCCGAGGGGCCCACGAGCCCGCCCGCCCCCTCGGTGACGAGGAGGGTGCCGAGGTAGAGGAGGGCGAGGACCCCGAGGAGGGCCACCTCACCCTCCCAGGGGAAGGAGGACCTCGGGCCGATCCCCGATGAGGCCGTCTAGGCCCAGGGCGAGGAGGCGCCTGGCCTCCCCTTCCTCGTTCACCGTCCAGGCCACCACAAAAAGCCCCCGCTTTCGCCACCCTGCCACGGCCTCCTCCGTGACGAGGGCGTGGTGGGGGTGGACGGCCTCCACCCCGAGGCAGGGGAGGAGGGTGGAGTGGTCCTCGGCCATGAGGAAGCCCAAGGGGAGGCCGGGGGCCGCCTTCTTGAGGGCGAGGAGGGCGAGGGGGTCAAAGCTGGAGACCCACACCCCCTCCCGCCCCCGGAGGAGGGCGGCGAGGCGGCGCGCCGCCTCTTCCCCGAGGCCGGGGAAGGACTTGAGCTCCACGTTGAAGAGGGCCTGGGGAAAGGCTTCTTTGAGGGCGAGGACCTCTTCCAGGCGGGGCAGGTCGGGTTCTCGGGCCTTGAGGTCGGCGTAGTCCACCTGGAAGACGGGGCCCAAGGGGGTATCCGGGTCGTGGCGGACGGCGAAGACCCCGTCCCGGGTGGGCCAGACGTCCAGCTCCACCCCGTCCAGGCCGGCCTCGAGGGCCAGCCGGAAGCTTTCCAGGGTGTTCTCCTTGGCCTTCAGGGGGGCGCCCCGGTGGCCGAGGCGAAGCGGTCTTTTGCGGAAGGCGGTCATTCTCGCTTCCTCCGGAGGGGGCCGCCCGAGCGGCAGACCCGCTTTCCATGCTAAGTCCCCCGCTGTGGCGAGGGCCCCAAGACCTCGTCCTCCCAGAGCATTTTTGCGTAAACTTCGGGAAGGGGGAAAGCCGTGGCGTTTGTTTTGGCTTTGGACCAAGGCACCACCAGCAGCCGGGCCCTCCTCTTCACCCTGGAGGGGAGGCCCGTGGCGGTGGCCCAGCGGGAGTTCCGGCAGCTTTACCCGAAGCCCGGGTGGGTGGAGCACGACCCCCTGGAGCTCTGGGAGACCACCCTCCTTGCGGCGCGGGAGGCCCTTGGGAAGGCCGGGGTGGAGGCAGGGGAGGTGTTGGCCCTGGGGATCACCAACCAGCGGGAAACCACCCTCGTCTGGGACCGGAGTACGGGGAAGCCCCTCCATAACGCCATCGTCTGGCAGGACCGGAGGACGGCCCCCCTGTGCGAGGCCTTGAGGGAAAGGGGCCTCGAGCCCTTGTTCCGGGAGAGGACCGGGCTGCTTCTGGACCCCTACTTCTCGGGGACGAAGCTCCTTTGGCTCCTAGAGAACGTGCCCGGGCTAAGGGAGAAGGCCAAGCGGGGGGAGGTCCTCTTCGGCACCGTGGACGCCTGGCTCATCTGGAACCTCACGGGGGGGAAGGTCCACGCCACCGACCCCACGAACGCGAGCCGCACCCTCCTCTTCAACCTCCACACCCTCGCCTGGGACCCCGAGCTTCTTGAGGTCCTGGGGATCCCCGCCGCCCTCCTCCCGGAGGTGCGGCCCTCGGACGGGGACTTCGGGGAAACCCTCCCCGGGCTCCTGGGGGCCTCCATTCCCATCCGGGGGGTCTTGGGGGACCAGCAAGCGGCCCTCTTCGGCCAGGGGGCCTTGGGGGAGGGGGAGGGGAAGTGCACCTACGGCACCGGGGCCTTCCTCCTGAGCTCTCATCACTTTCCTCCCCCCAGTTCCTGAAGCAACCTGACCAGCTCCTCCACCACTGCTTCCCTCCAAGGCGGGGGCCCCTGGGCCAGGGCGATCCGGCCCAGACGGAAGAGGCTTTGCCGCTCGGGATGGGCCAGAAGCCGGGGAAGCCATTCCCTGCCCTGCAAGCGCGCCCCCAGAAGGACCAAGAGCGCCATCCCCAAGGCCAGAAGCCATAACCACCCCCTGAGGCTCGCCCCCGTCCGCAGCCGATGGCGGTCCAGCCCAAACCCCTGCCCCTTCAGGTCCCTAAACCCCTCTTCAATCCACATCCGCCACCCATAGGGCGGCTCCCCCCCAAAAGGGCCCGAATAGGCCAGATACCAGGGATCCCGACCCCCTGGGTACACCAGGAGGGTGACTTCTACCCCCTCCCCACCGTGTCCGAAAAGGCGGACCTCCTCCCGCAGGGGGTGGACCACACGCTGGTAGCCCTCCTTCAGGGGAAGGCGCTTCCCCCCTTGGGGTTCCACCTCCCGGTTCTGCCGCAGGCGGATGAGGAAGCCCATGCCCCACCCCTGGAGCTTTCGCATCAGGGAGACCCGGTCAAAGCCGCGGTCCAGGAGGAAGAGGGGGGTATATCCCAGGTCCTGGACGGCGCGGCCCAGGCGGTGGAGGAACTCCTCCTCCACCCGGTTTTGACTGGGGAAAGGGGAGAGGGGGTGAAGAGCGAAGGCCACCACCAGGGCCCTTCCCTTGAGGGGAAGGGCGGCCACCAGGGCTTGGTGCCTACCGTCCTCTGTGAAGGTCCAGTCCACGATGAGGGGGAGGGGGCGGTCTTTGGGGAAACGAGGGACGAGGAGGGGGAGGAGGGCTTCGGTGAGGGCCCAGGGGTCTTGCAGGGTGGGGTGATGGAGGAAGCGCCAGAGGCGATTGAGGCGGCTTTGGGCCAGGGTGGGGAGGGGGGTTCTGCGGGCGAGGTCGGAGAGGGTGGGGTCCAGGGGGGTAGTGAGGAGGGTGGACAGGAAGAGGGCGAGGTTGGAGCGGATGGTTTTCCTGAGGGAGGCGAAGACCTTATGGACCCAGAGGGTGATAACTTGGGAAAGGGGGGTGGTGGGCGGCACACCTTACTTACCCCCCTCTTCTCTTCCCTTGTCAAGCCCCAGCCCTCAAAGTGATGAGAGCTCAGGGCCTTCCTCCTCTTGAACACGGGGGAAAAGCCCGTCCTCTCGGAAAGGGGCCTCCTTACCACGGTGGCCTGGAGCCTTGGGGGAAGGGCCACCTACGCCCTGGAGGGAAGCCTCTTCGTGGCGGGGGCGGCGGTGGGGTGGCTCAAGGAGGTGGGCCTCATCCGGGAAAGCGCCGAGGTGGAGGCCCTGGCGGAGGGCGTGGAGGACACGGGGGACGTCTACTTCGTCCCCGCCTTCACCGGGCTTGGCGCCCCCTACTGGGACCCCTACGCCCGGGGGGCCATCCTCGGCCTCACCCGGGGGACCACGCGGGCCCACCTGGCCCGGGCGGCCCTGGAGGGGGTGGCCTTTTCCGTGCGGGACGTGGTTTTGGCCATGGAGGAGGAGGCCGGGGTCCGGCTCAAGGTCCTCAAGGCGGACGGGGGCATGGCGCAAAACCGCCTCTTCCTCAAGCTCCAGGCGGACTTCCTCGGGGTGCCGGTGGCGGTGCCGGAGGTGACGGAGACCACCGCCTTGGGGGCGGCCCTCATGGCGGGGGTGGGGGTGGGGGCCCTCTCCTTGGCGGAGGTGCCCGCCCTCTGGCGGGAGGGGGGAAGGTTCCTCCCCACGATGCCCGAAGGGAGGCGGGAGGCCCTCTACCGGAGGTGGCGGGAGGCGGTGGAAAGGGCCAAGGGCTGGGCCAGGGAGGGGTAGTGGACCGGGAAGCCCTTTTTGAGCGGCTCAAGGAGCCCTTTGACCTCCTCATCCTGGGGGGCGGGGCCACGGGGGCCGGGGTCTTGTGGGAGGCCACGCTTAGGGGCCTGAAGGCCGCCCTGGTGGAGGCGGGGGACTTCGCCTCGGGGACGAGCTCCCGCTCCACCAAGCTCCTCCACGGGGGGGTGCGGTACCTGGAGCTCGCCTTCAGGCGCCTAGACCGCCGCCAGCTCAAGCTGGTGGTGGACGCCCTCCAGGAGCGCAAGGTGGTGATGGACCTTGCCCCCCACCTGGCCCGCCCCCTCACCCTCGTCACCCCCCTCTTCCGCCCCCTGGAGCTCCCTTACTACACCCTGGGCCTGAAGCTTTACGACCTCCTCGCCGGGAAGCGCCGCCTCGCCCCAAGCCGCTACCTTCCCCCGGAGGAGGTGGCGAGGCTCTTTCCGGACCTGCCAAAGACCCTAGGGGGCGTGGCCTACCAGGACGGGCAGTTCGCCGACTTCCGCTTAAACCTCGCCCTCATTCTCTCCGCCCTGGAGCGGGGGGCGGTGGCCCTGAACCACGCCGAGGCCAAGGCCCTCCTCCTGGAGGGGGGCAGGGTGCGGGGGGCGGTGGTGCGGGACGGGCTTTCGGGGAAGGAGGTGGAGGTCCGGGCCAAGGCGGTGGTGAACGCCACCGGGCCCCTCGCCGACCGGGTGCGCCGCCTCCTGGACCCCCACCTTCCCCCCCTCCTCACCCCCTCCAGCGGGGTCCACCTGGTTCTGGACTACCCCCTGGAGGCGGGCCTCCTCATCCCCAAGACCCGGGACGGCCGCGTCCTCTTCCTCCTCCCCTACCGGGGCATGGCCCTCCTCGGCACCACGGACCTCCCCGCCGAGCCCACCTCCTGCCCCCTTCCCCGGGAGGAGGAGGTGGCCTACCTCCTGGAGGAGATAAGGCCCTACCTGGGGGACGTTTCGGGCCGGGTGCGGGCGGTCTGGTCGGGCCTGAGGCCCCTGGTGGGGAAGGGGGAGACGAGGCTTCTGGTCCGGGACCACTACATAGAGGAGAGGCGGGGCCTCTACACCCTGGTGGGGGGAAAGTGGACCACCTTCCGCCTCATGGCCCTGGACCTGGTG
This region of Thermus thermophilus genomic DNA includes:
- a CDS encoding multidrug effflux MFS transporter gives rise to the protein MGPLEELLFLGTLMALGAFSIDVMLPALEATAHRYGTSPTAAQLVVGLYFLGFALGQLLWGPLMDALGRRRVLRGALLGFSLAALATVAAPGFSLLLAARLVQGFFAASFRIGVTASVRDRYRGEAMARRLSYALLVLMVAPVLAPALGVALLALGPWAPYALPALLGFLALLWSGRFPETLPEEARRPLRLASLGEGVLLVLRDRRAGFYALALGGVFGILYAYLAASAELYKAHLGLSNPAFALAFGATGLALAGANLLGPRAVARLGLGRALRLAVGALLLLLLFLPLHALAPRPFPFWLHLTLVLLLVAFTFPNAQARALEGLGRVAGLAASFTGFLSTLLAALLGTLVGQASGGAPFPFSLGLLGLGALAFAGVFLAEASPLCGSPPPGGPGGSPPGSAPPGGGGGPGG
- a CDS encoding PhoU domain-containing protein, which gives rise to MALLGVLALLYLGTLLVTEGAGGLVGPSGRRLLSRLRGFPLGLAALLLGAASGSGTGLSLLGRGLLQVGVLPLYEAALLALGGTLGATVLVAVAGLGNRTLAFAALSLALALEVLKRGQGANRLLFGLGLLFLGLDLARGEALGAGAWLGSLPPLALFLAGLLLAFAVGSANLVALLALGLAGEGVGLEGTLALVLGGGVGCTGPVLLRPTPESLRLGLVLLSHRLALALPLLLAPNPGVFPAHAGFHALAFLTFPLAYPLWVRLADRLAPSPKPLAPKYLRPEALNDPLLAQGLALRELARIGDAARHMLEAVLKALVQETGREAELLPLEEKVDRLSREVLVYVAKLPQDTPALPLLKAASELEHLGDLAKRALRKAERLWTQGVTFSPEGKAELARIVGRTLARLERALTALATGNRALAERVLAEYPEVLAEVEASREAHLHRLRDRVETRASTLTHLDLLLLLEELNLGVNRLARLVEEIHKEG
- a CDS encoding glycerophosphodiester phosphodiesterase, which translates into the protein MTAFRKRPLRLGHRGAPLKAKENTLESFRLALEAGLDGVELDVWPTRDGVFAVRHDPDTPLGPVFQVDYADLKAREPDLPRLEEVLALKEAFPQALFNVELKSFPGLGEEAARRLAALLRGREGVWVSSFDPLALLALKKAAPGLPLGFLMAEDHSTLLPCLGVEAVHPHHALVTEEAVAGWRKRGLFVVAWTVNEEGEARRLLALGLDGLIGDRPEVLLPLGG
- a CDS encoding IS4 family transposase, with product MPPTTPLSQVITLWVHKVFASLRKTIRSNLALFLSTLLTTPLDPTLSDLARRTPLPTLAQSRLNRLWRFLHHPTLQDPWALTEALLPLLVPRFPKDRPLPLIVDWTFTEDGRHQALVAALPLKGRALVVAFALHPLSPFPSQNRVEEEFLHRLGRAVQDLGYTPLFLLDRGFDRVSLMRKLQGWGMGFLIRLRQNREVEPQGGKRLPLKEGYQRVVHPLREEVRLFGHGGEGVEVTLLVYPGGRDPWYLAYSGPFGGEPPYGWRMWIEEGFRDLKGQGFGLDRHRLRTGASLRGWLWLLALGMALLVLLGARLQGREWLPRLLAHPERQSLFRLGRIALAQGPPPWREAVVEELVRLLQELGGGK
- a CDS encoding glycerol-3-phosphate dehydrogenase/oxidase; amino-acid sequence: MDREALFERLKEPFDLLILGGGATGAGVLWEATLRGLKAALVEAGDFASGTSSRSTKLLHGGVRYLELAFRRLDRRQLKLVVDALQERKVVMDLAPHLARPLTLVTPLFRPLELPYYTLGLKLYDLLAGKRRLAPSRYLPPEEVARLFPDLPKTLGGVAYQDGQFADFRLNLALILSALERGAVALNHAEAKALLLEGGRVRGAVVRDGLSGKEVEVRAKAVVNATGPLADRVRRLLDPHLPPLLTPSSGVHLVLDYPLEAGLLIPKTRDGRVLFLLPYRGMALLGTTDLPAEPTSCPLPREEEVAYLLEEIRPYLGDVSGRVRAVWSGLRPLVGKGETRLLVRDHYIEERRGLYTLVGGKWTTFRLMALDLVERLAGDLGLALPPSQSHATPLLGAGPRPGLPLPEETARHLWETYGALAPEVLALGERPLLPGLPYLEGEVVWAVRRELARKPLDVLARRMGLAFLDQKKAREALPRVVELMAPLLGWGEEERALRLKEAEEGLLGLC